The alpha proteobacterium U9-1i genome includes a region encoding these proteins:
- a CDS encoding holo-[acyl-carrier protein] synthase produces the protein MILGIGSDIIDIRRIERSLERFGDRFVQRIYTETEQRRAERRPEQRAASYAKRFAAKEACSKALGTGLKRGVFWRDMGVANLPSGQPTMVVTGGAALRLQVITPPGYIARVHVSLTDDYPLAQSFVIISAELGSNEPG, from the coding sequence ATGATCCTGGGGATTGGCTCGGACATCATCGATATCCGCCGTATCGAAAGGTCGCTGGAGCGGTTTGGCGACCGCTTTGTGCAAAGAATTTACACAGAGACTGAGCAAAGGCGCGCCGAGCGCCGGCCGGAACAGCGCGCCGCCAGCTACGCCAAACGCTTCGCCGCCAAGGAGGCGTGCTCCAAGGCACTCGGTACAGGGTTGAAAAGAGGCGTATTTTGGCGGGACATGGGGGTCGCCAATCTCCCCAGCGGTCAGCCCACCATGGTCGTAACAGGTGGCGCGGCCCTACGGCTCCAGGTGATAACGCCGCCCGGATACATCGCCAGGGTGCATGTCAGCTTGACGGATGACTACCCGCTCGCCCAGAGCTTCGTCATTATTTCGGCGGAGTTAGGTTCGAACGAGCCCGGTTAG
- a CDS encoding pyridoxine 5'-phosphate synthase codes for MSKLRLGVNIDHVATIRNARGGAYPDPIRAAIVALEAGADGVTAHLREDRRHISDDDIAGLSEMLRTRARPLNLEMAVTSEMLEIALQHRPPAVCLVPERREERTTEGGLDVAGGHNWIAPFVEKLRDAGSRVSLFIGADPLQIEAASRTGAQVVELHTGAYCDAVREGKHAEAGNVLRALQAAARQAASLGLEVHAGHGIDFETVAPIAAIPEVVELNIGHFLVGEAIFIGLGPAVTEMRRLMDAARAAP; via the coding sequence ATGAGCAAGCTGCGGCTCGGCGTGAACATCGATCACGTCGCGACAATCAGAAACGCACGCGGCGGCGCTTATCCAGATCCCATCCGCGCAGCGATAGTAGCGCTTGAAGCCGGCGCCGACGGCGTAACGGCGCATCTGCGGGAGGATCGCCGCCACATCTCGGATGACGATATCGCCGGCCTTTCCGAGATGCTGAGAACACGCGCGCGGCCGCTCAATCTGGAGATGGCGGTGACCTCGGAGATGCTGGAGATCGCCCTCCAGCATCGCCCGCCGGCGGTCTGCCTCGTGCCCGAACGGCGCGAAGAGCGCACCACTGAAGGCGGCCTCGATGTCGCGGGCGGGCACAATTGGATCGCGCCGTTCGTGGAAAAGCTGCGCGACGCCGGCAGCCGCGTGTCGCTTTTCATCGGCGCTGACCCATTGCAGATCGAAGCGGCGAGCCGCACCGGCGCGCAAGTGGTCGAACTGCACACCGGCGCCTATTGCGACGCGGTGCGTGAGGGCAAGCACGCGGAAGCGGGTAACGTCTTGCGCGCCTTGCAGGCCGCCGCTCGGCAAGCGGCGTCGCTCGGGCTTGAGGTCCACGCTGGCCACGGGATCGACTTCGAAACCGTCGCCCCGATCGCCGCCATTCCCGAAGTGGTCGAGCTCAATATTGGACACTTCCTTGTCGGCGAGGCGATCTTCATCGGCCTCGGCCCGGCGGTAACCGAAATGCGCCGGCTCATGGACGCGGCGAGGGCCGCCCCATGA
- a CDS encoding orotate phosphoribosyltransferase, producing MTQDEVLNEFRAAGALLEGHFILSSGLHSPVFFQKNAVFMDPARTERLCRALAEKARAAFGKIDVVVSPAVGAIIPGYETARHLSARAMFVEREQGQFALRRGFEIKPGERVLMVEDVVTTGLSSRECLDAIRGHPGELVGAACLIDRSGGKADIGVGLVSLASVQAPAYPADALPPELAALPAVKPGSRGLAA from the coding sequence ATGACTCAAGACGAAGTCCTCAATGAATTCCGCGCCGCCGGCGCACTGTTGGAGGGGCATTTCATCCTTTCCTCGGGTCTCCACAGCCCTGTGTTCTTCCAGAAGAATGCTGTGTTCATGGACCCGGCGCGCACCGAGCGGCTCTGCCGGGCGCTCGCGGAAAAAGCGCGCGCGGCCTTCGGCAAGATCGACGTGGTCGTTTCGCCGGCAGTGGGCGCGATCATTCCGGGTTACGAAACGGCGCGCCATCTCAGCGCGCGGGCTATGTTCGTCGAGCGCGAGCAGGGCCAGTTCGCCTTACGCCGCGGGTTTGAGATCAAGCCCGGCGAGCGCGTGCTGATGGTGGAGGATGTCGTCACCACCGGTTTGTCTTCGCGCGAATGCCTCGATGCGATCCGCGGTCATCCCGGCGAACTGGTCGGCGCTGCTTGCTTGATCGATCGTTCGGGCGGCAAGGCGGACATCGGCGTGGGGCTCGTCTCGCTCGCGTCGGTGCAAGCGCCGGCCTATCCCGCCGACGCCTTGCCGCCGGAACTCGCGGCGCTGCCCGCCGTCAAACCTGGCAGCAGAGGGCTCGCGGCATGA
- a CDS encoding GTP pyrophosphokinase has protein sequence MSGGDAVAARPSPTPAGAGDAPPRTRFLRQFELLERIRSYDPQVDENLINRAYVYATSKHGSQKRHSGDPYFAHPIEVAGLLTEYKLDQATIVAGLLHDTIEDTDATKDEITKMFGAQIADLVEGVTKLSQLEMQSEENKQAQNLQKFILAMSRDVRVLLVKLADRLHNMRTLRHIPKPEKRRRIALETLEIYGPLARRIGMERMARELESLAFHEAFPEAEAAINARLEQLRVEKGANVAIVIQTITEVFEFSGLNARVFGREKQTYSIWRKLQRKSVEFSDLADVYAFRIIVPSSEDCYRALGVVHQTWRCVPDQVEDYISNPKPNGYRSIHTVVIGPGNVRVEIQIRTEEMDQLAEVGVAAHWRYKNETYGFDEEQAASAGLDAREATRSLLEIAEHGGDLDEFIEHAKLEMYQDHVFAFTPKGLLIALPQGATPLDFAYAVHSGIGDRCIGAKINGAERPLRSALRNGDVVDIMTADRAAPVPGWAALTKTGRAKSAQRRLERHARQEEFARLGRDLVTHALHRYGHDLSDTSLHKAAQRLGKQNEEELYISVGEGSLKASNVAVAAFPGLEERVRKDEARRPMEREKAKLYVKGGSLTPGIGLHFAECCTPIPGDRIIGVQASGKGLVIHTIDCEQLEALEEAADTTWIDLDWTQTALDRTLSVGRIVATVENARGALADLCRIIAESEGDIINLKLLRRTPDFFDMQFDIEVADARHLTNLIAGMRTSKAVKDVERVRG, from the coding sequence ATGTCAGGCGGTGACGCAGTCGCCGCCAGACCATCGCCCACGCCAGCCGGTGCGGGCGACGCGCCGCCACGCACGCGCTTTCTGCGTCAGTTCGAATTGCTTGAACGCATTCGCTCGTACGACCCCCAGGTCGACGAGAATTTGATCAACCGCGCCTACGTCTACGCGACGTCGAAGCATGGCAGCCAGAAGCGCCATTCCGGCGACCCGTATTTCGCGCACCCCATCGAAGTCGCCGGGCTGCTGACCGAATACAAGCTCGACCAGGCGACGATCGTGGCGGGCCTTCTGCACGACACGATTGAAGATACCGACGCGACAAAGGACGAGATCACAAAAATGTTCGGCGCGCAGATCGCCGATCTGGTCGAAGGGGTCACCAAGCTTTCGCAGCTGGAGATGCAGTCGGAAGAGAACAAGCAGGCGCAAAACCTGCAGAAGTTCATCCTCGCGATGTCGCGCGACGTGCGCGTGCTGTTGGTGAAGCTCGCCGACCGTTTGCACAATATGCGGACGCTGAGGCACATTCCAAAGCCTGAGAAGCGCCGCCGCATCGCGCTTGAGACGTTGGAAATTTACGGGCCGCTCGCGCGCCGGATCGGCATGGAGCGGATGGCGCGCGAGCTGGAGAGCCTCGCCTTCCATGAAGCGTTTCCGGAGGCGGAGGCCGCCATCAATGCGCGGCTTGAGCAATTGCGCGTTGAAAAAGGCGCCAACGTCGCCATCGTTATTCAGACGATCACCGAGGTGTTCGAGTTTTCGGGTTTGAACGCCCGCGTGTTTGGGCGCGAGAAGCAAACCTATTCGATCTGGCGCAAGCTACAGCGCAAGAGCGTCGAGTTCTCCGATCTGGCGGATGTGTACGCGTTCCGCATCATTGTGCCCTCGTCGGAGGATTGTTATCGCGCGCTCGGCGTCGTCCACCAGACGTGGCGCTGCGTGCCCGATCAGGTGGAAGACTACATCTCAAACCCCAAGCCGAACGGCTATCGCTCGATCCACACGGTGGTGATTGGGCCAGGCAATGTCCGCGTCGAAATCCAGATCCGTACCGAGGAAATGGATCAATTGGCCGAAGTCGGCGTCGCCGCGCACTGGCGTTATAAAAACGAGACGTACGGCTTCGACGAGGAGCAAGCCGCATCCGCTGGCCTCGACGCGCGCGAGGCGACGCGCTCGTTGCTGGAGATTGCCGAGCATGGTGGCGACCTTGATGAGTTCATTGAGCACGCCAAGCTCGAAATGTATCAAGACCATGTCTTCGCGTTCACGCCGAAGGGTCTTCTCATCGCATTGCCTCAAGGCGCGACGCCGCTCGATTTCGCATACGCCGTTCACTCCGGCATCGGCGACCGCTGCATCGGTGCGAAGATCAACGGCGCTGAACGCCCATTGCGTTCGGCGCTCCGCAATGGCGACGTCGTGGACATCATGACCGCTGACCGCGCCGCGCCGGTGCCCGGTTGGGCGGCGCTGACCAAAACCGGACGTGCAAAATCGGCGCAGCGGCGGCTGGAGCGGCACGCGCGGCAAGAGGAGTTTGCGCGACTGGGCCGTGATCTCGTCACCCATGCCCTGCATCGATACGGGCACGACCTCTCGGACACGTCGCTTCACAAGGCAGCGCAGCGGCTCGGCAAGCAAAATGAAGAAGAACTCTACATTTCGGTCGGTGAGGGCAGCCTGAAGGCGTCGAACGTTGCGGTAGCGGCGTTTCCTGGGCTTGAGGAGCGTGTACGGAAGGACGAAGCGCGCCGGCCGATGGAGCGCGAGAAGGCGAAGCTCTACGTCAAAGGCGGCTCGCTGACCCCGGGGATAGGACTGCATTTCGCCGAATGCTGCACACCTATTCCAGGGGACAGGATCATCGGCGTTCAGGCGTCGGGCAAGGGCCTCGTGATTCACACCATCGATTGCGAACAGCTCGAAGCGCTTGAGGAAGCTGCCGACACGACTTGGATCGACCTTGACTGGACCCAGACGGCGCTTGACCGCACGCTCAGCGTTGGCCGCATCGTGGCAACCGTTGAGAACGCGCGCGGCGCCTTGGCCGACCTTTGTCGCATCATTGCCGAGAGCGAGGGTGACATCATCAACTTGAAGCTGCTCCGCCGAACGCCGGATTTCTTCGACATGCAATTCGACATTGAAGTCGCCGACGCCCGTCACCTCACCAATTTGATCGCTGGCATGCGCACGTCGAAAGCAGTCAAGGACGTCGAGCGGGTGCGCGGTTGA
- a CDS encoding DNA-directed RNA polymerase omega subunit gives MARVTVEDCVEKVPNRFSLVLLAAHRARNISSGAEPLIDRDRDKDPVVALREIADGAVTPEDLRDGLVMLYQDVQPSTQAEDEQDRLALVAPVQSSEEDVLRALQQEAEAQRDERF, from the coding sequence TTGGCCCGCGTAACCGTCGAAGATTGCGTAGAAAAAGTCCCGAACCGGTTTTCGCTGGTGCTTCTGGCCGCCCACCGGGCGCGTAACATTTCTTCCGGCGCTGAGCCGCTCATCGACCGCGACCGCGATAAAGACCCGGTCGTCGCTCTCCGTGAGATCGCCGACGGAGCGGTTACCCCGGAAGACCTCCGGGACGGCTTGGTGATGCTCTACCAGGACGTGCAGCCGAGCACGCAGGCCGAGGACGAGCAGGATCGTCTGGCGCTGGTGGCGCCGGTCCAATCCAGCGAAGAAGACGTCCTCCGCGCGCTCCAGCAAGAAGCCGAAGCGCAGCGCGACGAACGGTTCTAG
- a CDS encoding 2-amino-4-hydroxy-6-hydroxymethyldihydropteridine pyrophosphokinase, with translation MSGPALLVQAIEALKQAGLPSRRHSGVWETEPWPPSLREAGQHAFFNAVVEVDPGDRAPQALYALLREIEIAFGRERRERWGPRTLDLDLLSVDGFAGVFGGAGAGPVVLPHPRLQERAFVLGPLGEVAPDWLHPILQATPAEMLRLLGENQGARLLGPLPGAG, from the coding sequence GTGTCCGGGCCCGCTTTGCTCGTGCAAGCGATCGAGGCCCTGAAGCAAGCGGGTTTGCCGTCACGCCGCCACTCCGGAGTTTGGGAGACCGAACCCTGGCCTCCCAGCTTGCGCGAAGCTGGCCAACACGCCTTCTTCAACGCGGTGGTGGAGGTAGACCCTGGCGACCGCGCCCCGCAAGCGCTCTACGCGCTGCTGCGCGAGATCGAGATCGCATTCGGACGGGAGCGAAGGGAGCGATGGGGGCCGCGGACGCTCGATTTGGACCTTTTGTCGGTCGATGGGTTCGCGGGCGTTTTTGGGGGCGCCGGAGCCGGGCCCGTTGTCCTGCCGCACCCGCGCCTCCAAGAGCGCGCATTCGTGCTCGGGCCACTGGGTGAGGTAGCGCCGGACTGGCTCCACCCCATCTTGCAGGCCACGCCAGCGGAGATGCTTCGCCTGTTGGGCGAGAACCAAGGCGCGCGCCTCTTGGGGCCCTTGCCGGGCGCCGGCTGA
- a CDS encoding uracil-DNA glycosylase, family 5, whose protein sequence is MKGISPEAPRGCPLCPRLVEYRKDNARAEPTWFNDPAPSFGDPNARLLVVGLAPGRRGANRTGRPFTGDYAGELLYSTLGKFGFAKGVYRADPEDGVTLKGAMITNAVRCAPPENKPTPEEIRTCRPFLNARLGALPKLKVIFALGSIAHESVLRIHGLKPTYSKFAHAAEAALPNGRILVSSYHCSRYNTQTRRLTTEMFESAFARAAELAGA, encoded by the coding sequence ATGAAAGGCATTTCGCCGGAAGCACCACGCGGCTGTCCACTGTGTCCTCGCTTGGTCGAGTATCGGAAGGACAATGCTCGGGCAGAGCCAACCTGGTTCAACGATCCGGCGCCGTCGTTTGGCGATCCCAATGCGCGCCTGCTTGTTGTGGGGTTGGCGCCCGGACGACGCGGCGCCAACCGCACCGGGCGCCCGTTCACCGGCGATTACGCGGGCGAGTTGCTCTATAGCACGCTCGGCAAATTCGGGTTTGCGAAGGGCGTATACCGCGCCGATCCCGAAGACGGCGTCACGCTGAAAGGTGCGATGATCACCAACGCTGTCCGGTGCGCACCTCCCGAAAATAAGCCGACACCCGAAGAAATTCGCACCTGCCGCCCCTTCTTGAATGCGCGGCTGGGCGCTTTACCGAAACTCAAAGTGATTTTCGCGCTCGGGTCGATCGCGCACGAAAGCGTGTTGCGGATCCACGGCCTGAAGCCAACCTACTCGAAATTTGCGCATGCAGCCGAGGCGGCTTTACCGAACGGACGCATCTTAGTGTCGAGCTATCATTGCTCGCGCTACAACACCCAGACGCGGCGCCTCACAACGGAAATGTTCGAGTCCGCATTTGCGCGCGCCGCCGAACTCGCAGGCGCCTAG
- a CDS encoding glyoxalase family protein, producing MKQLVLTTLVVRDYDEAIAFFTDVVGLRLREDTDMGAGKRWVVVGPDEGAGLLLAKAGNEMQATRVGDQTGGRVGFFLHTDTFAEDYARMQAAQVRFVDQPRDEVYGRVVVFFDLYGNRWDLIEPRRHA from the coding sequence ATGAAGCAGCTGGTGCTGACGACATTGGTCGTTCGCGACTACGACGAAGCCATTGCATTTTTCACCGATGTCGTGGGGCTGCGCCTTCGCGAAGACACGGATATGGGCGCGGGAAAACGTTGGGTGGTCGTCGGGCCGGACGAGGGCGCTGGGCTTTTGCTCGCGAAGGCCGGGAACGAAATGCAAGCGACCCGCGTCGGCGATCAAACCGGCGGACGCGTCGGATTTTTCCTGCACACCGACACTTTCGCCGAAGACTATGCGCGCATGCAGGCCGCGCAGGTGCGGTTCGTCGATCAGCCGCGCGATGAAGTCTACGGCCGCGTCGTCGTGTTTTTCGACCTCTACGGCAATCGCTGGGATCTGATCGAACCGCGCAGACATGCGTAA
- a CDS encoding tmRNA-binding protein SmpB yields MAKKPEPTRKLVAENRRARFDYMIEDTIEAGIQLVGTEVKSLRSGRANIAESYASTERGELWLINATIPEYPPAGQFNHEPRRPRKLLVRARELRKLAAAVEREGRTLAPLRLYFNDRGIAKIEVALGKGKKAHDKREATKDRDWKRQQARLMKDRG; encoded by the coding sequence ATGGCGAAAAAGCCAGAGCCGACACGCAAGCTCGTTGCCGAGAACCGACGCGCACGCTTCGATTACATGATCGAGGACACGATCGAGGCTGGCATCCAGCTTGTCGGCACTGAGGTGAAGTCTTTGCGTTCGGGCCGCGCAAACATTGCGGAAAGCTACGCGTCGACCGAACGCGGCGAATTGTGGCTCATCAACGCGACCATTCCAGAATACCCACCGGCCGGTCAGTTCAACCACGAGCCGCGCCGCCCGCGAAAGCTGTTGGTTCGTGCGCGCGAGTTGCGGAAGCTGGCTGCGGCGGTGGAGCGCGAGGGCCGCACGCTCGCGCCGCTGCGGCTCTATTTTAACGATCGCGGCATCGCCAAGATCGAGGTTGCGCTCGGCAAGGGCAAAAAGGCGCATGACAAACGCGAGGCCACGAAAGATCGTGACTGGAAGCGCCAGCAAGCACGCTTAATGAAGGATCGCGGATGA
- a CDS encoding 4-hydroxy-tetrahydrodipicolinate synthase, protein MIQGSIPALITPFRNGTVDERAFQALVERQISEGSQGLVPCGTTGESATLTHAEHKRVVELCVEAAAGRAPVIAGAGSNSTAHAIELAKDAKAAKADAVLVVSPYYNKPSQDGLYAHFKAISDAVDIPVVIYNIPGRSIVDIGVETMGKIAKLRNVIGLKDATGDLSRVARQQAACGVKFVQLSGDDGSALGFNAHGGVGCISVTANVAAKLCAEVQTATMQNDYAKARALDAKLASLHKALFLEPSPGPVKYAASLLGLCTDEVRLPILTLNEAAKAQVRAAMTEAGLI, encoded by the coding sequence ATGATTCAGGGCTCAATTCCGGCGCTCATTACGCCATTCCGCAATGGAACCGTGGATGAACGCGCATTTCAGGCGCTGGTTGAGCGTCAGATTTCAGAGGGCTCGCAAGGGCTCGTTCCTTGCGGGACGACGGGTGAAAGCGCGACTTTGACCCACGCGGAACACAAGCGCGTTGTGGAGCTTTGCGTTGAGGCCGCTGCGGGGCGCGCCCCCGTAATCGCCGGCGCCGGTTCCAACTCAACCGCGCACGCGATTGAACTCGCGAAAGATGCGAAGGCCGCGAAGGCCGACGCTGTGCTCGTGGTATCGCCGTACTACAACAAGCCCAGCCAAGACGGGCTCTACGCGCACTTCAAGGCGATCAGCGATGCAGTCGACATTCCTGTCGTCATTTACAACATCCCTGGCCGGTCGATCGTCGACATTGGCGTCGAGACCATGGGCAAGATCGCAAAACTCAGGAACGTCATCGGCCTAAAGGATGCGACCGGCGATCTTTCGCGCGTCGCGCGTCAGCAGGCCGCCTGCGGGGTGAAGTTCGTTCAACTCTCCGGCGACGATGGCAGCGCGCTGGGTTTCAACGCTCATGGCGGGGTCGGGTGCATCTCCGTGACGGCGAACGTCGCTGCGAAGCTGTGTGCGGAGGTCCAGACCGCGACCATGCAAAACGATTACGCGAAAGCGCGCGCGCTCGACGCCAAGCTGGCGTCGCTCCATAAAGCGTTGTTCCTGGAGCCATCGCCGGGGCCAGTGAAGTACGCCGCGTCGCTGCTGGGTTTGTGCACGGATGAGGTGCGATTGCCGATCCTGACGCTCAACGAAGCCGCCAAGGCGCAGGTGCGCGCGGCGATGACCGAAGCGGGCCTGATCTGA
- a CDS encoding soluble lytic murein transglycosylase precursor — MVQGMALADANDWAGVAQLRDGASDPLIRRMLQWRWATSTAAPLSFDDLSRALSDLQGWPGRTIMRTRAEQAVLDSRLSASERAAFLRQEGGPISGDGRIALALALREMGQRQEANEIARAAWREDTLSDSAAARARATFDFSAEDNAARVDILLWRSQRTEARALLPSVSPADRLLANARIALQTRQRRGLQAAVDAVPASRRDHPGLLYDRAQYIRRTGRPEDAMPVAARIDAREAPLAARDEIFDERRLYVPRALRAGNTRLAYNLVSNHGLTSGEEFADAEWLSGWLQLRFLDAPARAEEHFRHLSDNVSAPVSSSRAFYWRAEATRALGRENEANELLANAARYPFTYYGQLAAQRRAGNGQAMLDLPDTGAVDEGTRARFESRELVRALRMMAEVGDRADFESIAYYLDDTLEDPREVELLAQLAREQAYTRTALRNAKAGLFRNVVAVNAAYPMLPLPSQVETRGRPEPALVYAIIRQESEFEVSAISSANARGLMQLIPSTAQAQARREGIPYERAALTTDGAYNITLGASHLGDLVDNFGGSYVLAIASYNAGSHRAREWIADWGDPRSSSVDVVDWVELIPFAETRNYVQRVTENLQVYRHRIEGRPVPIRLRQDLERGR; from the coding sequence TTGGTTCAAGGCATGGCGCTGGCGGATGCAAACGACTGGGCCGGCGTCGCCCAGCTGCGCGACGGCGCAAGCGACCCGTTGATCCGGCGCATGCTGCAATGGCGTTGGGCGACGAGCACGGCCGCACCGCTTTCGTTTGACGATCTCTCGCGCGCGCTGAGCGATCTCCAAGGCTGGCCAGGCCGCACCATCATGCGCACGCGCGCTGAACAGGCCGTGCTCGATAGCCGGCTTTCCGCATCAGAGCGCGCCGCATTTCTGCGCCAGGAAGGCGGCCCGATCAGTGGCGACGGGCGTATCGCTTTGGCGCTCGCTTTGCGCGAGATGGGCCAGCGCCAAGAGGCCAACGAGATTGCGCGCGCGGCATGGCGCGAGGACACGCTGTCCGATTCAGCGGCAGCGCGCGCACGCGCGACGTTCGATTTCTCGGCCGAGGACAACGCCGCACGTGTGGACATCCTGCTGTGGCGCAGCCAGCGCACGGAGGCGCGCGCCCTGTTGCCCAGCGTTTCGCCGGCTGATCGCCTCCTCGCCAATGCGCGTATTGCGCTGCAAACGCGCCAGCGCCGTGGTCTGCAAGCGGCGGTCGACGCCGTACCTGCCTCACGTCGCGATCATCCGGGTTTGCTGTACGACCGCGCCCAATACATCCGGCGCACCGGCCGCCCGGAAGATGCCATGCCTGTGGCCGCGCGGATCGACGCGCGCGAAGCACCGCTTGCGGCGCGTGACGAGATTTTTGATGAACGCCGCTTGTACGTCCCGCGCGCGCTCCGCGCTGGAAACACGCGCTTGGCCTACAATCTTGTCAGCAATCACGGCCTCACCTCCGGTGAAGAGTTCGCTGATGCCGAATGGTTGTCTGGGTGGCTGCAATTGCGCTTCCTCGACGCACCCGCGCGCGCCGAAGAACATTTCAGGCATTTGAGCGACAACGTCTCCGCGCCCGTCTCCAGCTCGCGCGCATTTTACTGGCGCGCCGAAGCCACACGCGCACTGGGACGAGAAAACGAGGCGAACGAATTGCTCGCGAACGCCGCTCGCTATCCGTTCACCTATTACGGCCAACTCGCCGCGCAACGACGCGCCGGGAACGGCCAAGCCATGCTCGACCTGCCCGACACTGGCGCCGTCGACGAGGGAACGCGCGCACGCTTTGAGTCGCGCGAACTCGTCCGCGCGCTGCGCATGATGGCCGAGGTCGGCGACCGTGCAGATTTTGAAAGCATCGCCTATTATCTGGACGACACGCTGGAGGACCCTCGCGAGGTGGAATTGCTGGCGCAGCTCGCGCGCGAGCAGGCTTACACACGCACCGCGCTGCGTAACGCCAAGGCTGGCCTCTTCCGCAACGTCGTCGCCGTCAACGCCGCCTACCCGATGCTGCCATTGCCCTCGCAAGTCGAAACGCGCGGCCGTCCAGAGCCGGCGCTCGTCTACGCCATTATCCGCCAGGAGAGTGAGTTCGAGGTCAGCGCGATCTCGAGCGCCAACGCGCGCGGCTTGATGCAGCTCATTCCGTCAACCGCACAAGCACAAGCGCGCCGCGAAGGCATACCGTATGAGCGCGCCGCGCTCACGACGGACGGCGCTTACAACATCACGCTGGGCGCGTCGCATCTGGGGGATTTGGTCGACAATTTCGGCGGCTCCTACGTGCTCGCGATCGCAAGCTACAACGCCGGCTCACATCGGGCCCGAGAGTGGATTGCTGATTGGGGCGACCCACGTTCATCATCCGTAGACGTTGTGGATTGGGTGGAGCTCATCCCGTTTGCCGAAACGCGCAATTACGTGCAGCGGGTGACTGAGAATTTGCAGGTCTATCGCCACCGCATCGAGGGGCGGCCGGTGCCCATCCGCCTGCGCCAAGACCTGGAGCGCGGCCGCTAA
- a CDS encoding threonine dehydratase, catabolic, protein MSPTIEDLRAAAKRIAPYAVRTPLLRSDALDEAVGARVFVKAECLQRGGAFKFRGAASAITALSPEVRASGVVAFSSGNHAIAVSTAARIFGIPAVIVMPSDAPRIKLETTRANGAELITYDRVRESREAIGAKLAEERGLSLVKPFDDPNVIAGQGTAGLEIGEEIAPDIAIVPASGGGLSTGVALGLPNAAVYAVEPDGHADIAESLASGSIKRNAPGIRSICDGLLTEQMGDLTFPIARERFAGVVAVSDEQVLKAMAFAFRHLKIVLEPSGAASLAAALESKVELRGKTVALVASGGNVDAETFQRALTFA, encoded by the coding sequence ATGAGCCCAACGATTGAAGATCTCCGCGCCGCCGCGAAACGCATTGCTCCGTATGCCGTGCGCACGCCGCTCTTGCGCAGCGACGCTCTGGACGAGGCCGTCGGCGCGCGGGTGTTTGTGAAGGCCGAGTGCTTGCAGCGTGGCGGCGCGTTCAAGTTTCGTGGCGCCGCGAGCGCGATTACCGCGCTTTCGCCTGAGGTGCGCGCAAGTGGCGTGGTAGCGTTTTCCTCTGGCAATCACGCCATCGCGGTTTCGACCGCAGCGCGCATTTTCGGCATTCCGGCGGTGATCGTGATGCCGTCTGACGCACCGCGCATCAAACTAGAGACGACGCGCGCGAACGGCGCCGAGCTGATCACTTATGACCGCGTGCGCGAAAGCCGTGAGGCGATCGGAGCGAAACTCGCGGAAGAGCGTGGCCTATCGCTGGTGAAACCCTTCGATGATCCGAACGTGATCGCCGGGCAAGGCACTGCGGGGCTGGAGATCGGTGAGGAGATCGCCCCCGATATCGCCATCGTGCCCGCGAGCGGCGGCGGGCTGTCCACCGGCGTTGCGCTTGGTCTGCCGAATGCCGCCGTCTACGCTGTTGAGCCCGATGGGCATGCGGACATCGCGGAAAGTCTGGCGTCCGGTTCGATCAAGCGCAACGCGCCTGGCATCCGTTCGATATGTGATGGCCTGCTCACCGAACAGATGGGCGATCTTACGTTTCCGATCGCGCGTGAACGGTTCGCCGGCGTGGTGGCTGTGTCCGATGAGCAAGTGCTGAAAGCCATGGCGTTCGCGTTCCGCCATTTGAAGATCGTTCTCGAACCTTCGGGCGCGGCATCGCTAGCGGCAGCACTTGAGAGCAAAGTCGAGTTGCGTGGCAAGACCGTGGCGTTGGTCGCCAGTGGCGGCAATGTGGACGCAGAGACGTTTCAGCGCGCGCTCACGTTTGCTTAG